Proteins encoded by one window of Marixanthomonas sp. SCSIO 43207:
- a CDS encoding BlaI/MecI/CopY family transcriptional regulator → MALSNSEEQLMQLLWKQKKAFMKDLINAYPEPKPAPTTVATLLKRMQEKNFVDYNKKGRSREYFPLVKKKDYFSKQVNGMIKNFFNDSASQFASFFTQETDLSKAELEDLKKIIDQQLKEK, encoded by the coding sequence ATGGCATTATCAAATTCTGAAGAGCAACTTATGCAACTTTTGTGGAAACAGAAGAAAGCATTTATGAAAGACTTAATCAATGCATATCCAGAGCCAAAACCGGCTCCAACAACAGTTGCAACACTTTTAAAGCGTATGCAAGAAAAAAACTTTGTGGATTATAATAAAAAGGGCCGTTCTAGAGAATATTTTCCATTGGTAAAAAAGAAGGATTACTTTTCAAAACAAGTAAACGGAATGATTAAAAACTTCTTTAATGATAGCGCTTCTCAATTTGCTTCATTTTTTACACAAGAGACAGACCTTAGCAAAGCAGAATTGGAAGACTTAAAAAAAATAATAGACCAACAATTAAAAGAAAAATAA
- a CDS encoding DUF4407 domain-containing protein: MLQRFFIFCSGADTAILSECSPGERTKYAGIGATVFFTAVMAAVAGSYALYTVFDNLFTAIFFGIIWGLLIFNLDRFIVSTIKKRDNFFDELIQASPRILLAVIIAIVISKPLEMKIFEKEINQVLLEEKNDMTLANKDQLALQYTPTIEALNAEIDALKNEVTNKETEVNTLYETYIAEAEGRKGTELVGKGPVYKEKREKHDAELAALQDLRTTNAEKITNLENQIATLSSEYQTKVTETQPVIDGFDGLMARVNALDKLPWLPSFFIFLLFLAIETSPIIAKLLSPKGAYDLKLEEQESASKSWVSQQKAQREVLVSTDREINNKVYADIAEEQELYDYKRKKARELMQLQADAFYKKQKGVL; this comes from the coding sequence ATGTTACAACGTTTTTTTATTTTCTGTTCGGGCGCTGATACGGCCATTTTATCAGAATGTTCACCGGGTGAACGCACCAAGTATGCAGGCATTGGAGCTACTGTTTTTTTTACGGCTGTGATGGCTGCTGTCGCAGGTTCATACGCGCTCTATACCGTGTTTGATAACTTGTTTACAGCTATTTTCTTCGGAATTATTTGGGGCTTACTTATTTTTAACCTTGATCGATTTATTGTTTCAACTATCAAAAAAAGAGATAACTTCTTTGATGAATTGATTCAAGCTTCACCTCGAATTCTTTTGGCTGTTATTATAGCGATAGTTATTTCAAAACCCCTCGAAATGAAAATCTTTGAAAAGGAAATTAATCAAGTCCTTCTTGAAGAAAAAAACGATATGACGTTAGCCAATAAGGATCAATTGGCCTTACAATACACACCTACAATTGAAGCTTTAAACGCTGAAATAGATGCACTCAAAAATGAAGTGACCAATAAAGAGACTGAAGTAAATACACTTTATGAAACTTATATCGCCGAAGCTGAAGGCAGAAAAGGAACCGAACTAGTAGGTAAAGGACCGGTATACAAAGAGAAACGCGAAAAACACGATGCCGAGTTAGCTGCGTTACAAGACTTGCGTACTACAAATGCCGAAAAAATTACCAACCTAGAAAATCAAATAGCAACCCTTTCAAGCGAGTATCAAACCAAAGTTACAGAAACACAACCTGTAATTGACGGCTTTGATGGTTTAATGGCTCGTGTTAATGCTTTAGATAAATTACCGTGGTTACCATCATTTTTTATTTTCTTACTCTTCCTAGCTATTGAAACATCACCAATAATAGCTAAATTATTATCACCAAAAGGAGCATATGACTTAAAACTAGAAGAACAAGAGAGCGCCTCAAAATCTTGGGTAAGTCAGCAAAAAGCACAAAGAGAAGTGTTGGTGTCAACAGATCGAGAGATAAACAATAAAGTGTATGCAGATATTGCTGAAGAACAAGAATTATATGATTATAAACGCAAAAAAGCCAGAGAGCTTATGCAATTGCAAGCCGATGCGTTTTACAAAAAACAGAAAGGTGTTTTATAG
- a CDS encoding purine-nucleoside phosphorylase gives MLKSIRETANYLKEKGFDTPEIGIILGTGLGKLLENVEIQSEVSYNHIPNFPTATVEFHKGKLIFGMLGGKKVVIMQGRFHIYEGYSLQDVTFPVRVMNELGIKHLLISNASGAVNLTFKKGEIMLIDDHINLQGSSPLAIRGIEKMGERFVDMSAPYDPKMNSLLEEIASEKNITIHKGVYASVVGPQLETRAEYRYLKIIGADAVGMSTVPEIIVANHLGLPVSALSVLTDECDPDNLKPVDISDILAMAAKAEPNMITLFTELIKRL, from the coding sequence ATGCTAAAATCTATAAGAGAAACCGCCAATTACTTAAAAGAAAAGGGTTTTGACACCCCTGAGATAGGAATTATCTTAGGAACCGGTTTGGGCAAACTTCTAGAAAATGTAGAAATTCAAAGTGAAGTAAGCTATAATCACATTCCCAATTTTCCAACTGCTACAGTAGAATTTCATAAAGGAAAACTCATTTTTGGAATGCTTGGCGGAAAAAAAGTAGTGATTATGCAAGGTCGTTTTCATATTTATGAAGGCTACTCGTTGCAAGATGTAACATTCCCTGTTCGGGTTATGAATGAACTAGGTATAAAACATCTTTTAATAAGTAATGCTTCCGGAGCGGTAAACCTTACTTTTAAAAAAGGTGAAATCATGTTGATTGATGACCACATTAATTTACAAGGAAGTTCGCCCTTAGCCATCCGCGGAATTGAAAAAATGGGTGAACGTTTTGTTGATATGAGCGCTCCGTATGATCCCAAAATGAATTCGTTGCTTGAAGAAATAGCTTCAGAAAAAAACATAACAATACATAAAGGTGTTTATGCTAGTGTAGTAGGCCCACAATTAGAAACGCGAGCTGAGTATCGATATTTGAAAATTATTGGAGCCGATGCTGTGGGTATGAGTACAGTACCAGAAATTATTGTTGCTAATCATTTAGGACTTCCGGTTTCTGCTTTATCTGTATTGACAGATGAATGTGATCCAGATAACTTAAAACCTGTAGATATTTCAGATATTTTGGCAATGGCAGCAAAAGCTGAACCTAATATGATCACCCTTTTTACTGAATTGATAAAAAGGTTATAG
- a CDS encoding M56 family metallopeptidase, which yields MEWYVLKTVACLFIFFGFYKLLLENTSAHTFKRFYLLAGILLSFLIPLVTFTHYVEVPQTTNELVGVHTTTIDHSVATASNTFWPLILWILYGAGVVFFAFRFGKNLFAILKKIKHNSIVKKNSFFHVLIQKKITPHTFFSYIFLNKTKYESNQIPKEVLLHEQAHAQQKHSVDIIFVELLHVVFWFNPLFVFLKKSIQLNHEFLADRAVLNKGTQTSTYQKLLLAYSSHATTPSLAHSINYSSFKKRFTVMKTQTSKKSFWLRSLVLLPLVVLMLYGFSSKQTVVKEVPVTQFETDNKEKATKQQLKAYNTLAKKYNAIAIEDRKIPVKDLEVLESVYKRMTNEQKENAQPFPECYLENKIGRYDTYAQEYLEGAIKNNEKTFVLMININSVTINGKKSSIKTFKDDLNAVTEDWDKDDFERAVPSILIASASKEYLKKLEVEFQKTDYARYKKGATLLIPPPPPAPDVPKPPKKTKKGESDSKANIPPPPPAPKVAASAIYPPPPPPKPNSNLVEYIKELAEKGATFYIGPHEYSADEAVKMVKKNKEASIDVSKYPKVQLNGC from the coding sequence ATGGAGTGGTATGTATTAAAAACTGTAGCGTGTCTGTTTATTTTCTTTGGGTTTTACAAGCTTTTGTTAGAAAATACAAGTGCGCACACATTTAAACGATTTTATTTACTAGCAGGAATTTTACTTTCCTTTTTAATTCCGCTTGTGACATTTACTCATTATGTTGAGGTGCCACAAACCACGAATGAATTGGTTGGGGTTCATACAACTACTATTGACCATTCGGTTGCTACTGCTTCAAATACTTTTTGGCCTTTAATTCTCTGGATTTTGTATGGAGCAGGAGTGGTGTTTTTTGCTTTTCGGTTTGGAAAAAACCTTTTTGCAATTCTGAAAAAAATAAAACATAATTCCATTGTGAAGAAAAATAGTTTCTTTCACGTCTTGATTCAGAAAAAAATCACACCACATACATTTTTCAGCTACATATTTTTAAATAAAACAAAGTATGAGTCAAATCAAATTCCTAAAGAAGTTTTATTGCATGAACAAGCTCACGCTCAACAAAAGCATAGCGTAGATATTATTTTTGTAGAATTGCTTCACGTGGTTTTTTGGTTCAATCCTCTATTTGTTTTTCTGAAAAAAAGTATTCAATTAAACCACGAATTTTTAGCCGATAGAGCAGTATTAAACAAAGGAACGCAAACCTCAACCTATCAAAAATTATTATTAGCATACTCATCACATGCTACCACGCCATCTTTGGCACATTCAATCAATTATTCATCATTCAAAAAACGATTTACAGTTATGAAAACACAAACATCAAAAAAGTCTTTTTGGCTTAGAAGTCTAGTATTACTGCCGTTAGTTGTATTAATGCTATATGGTTTTAGCAGTAAACAAACAGTTGTAAAAGAAGTGCCTGTCACTCAATTTGAAACTGATAACAAAGAAAAAGCGACAAAACAACAACTTAAAGCGTATAACACACTGGCAAAAAAGTACAATGCTATAGCTATTGAAGACCGGAAGATACCTGTTAAAGATCTTGAGGTTTTAGAGTCTGTTTACAAGCGTATGACCAATGAACAAAAGGAAAATGCTCAACCTTTTCCGGAGTGTTATTTGGAAAACAAAATAGGAAGATATGATACCTATGCTCAAGAATATCTAGAAGGGGCAATAAAAAACAATGAAAAAACTTTTGTACTAATGATCAACATCAATAGTGTAACTATTAATGGGAAAAAATCAAGTATCAAAACTTTTAAAGATGACCTGAATGCTGTTACTGAAGATTGGGATAAAGATGATTTTGAACGAGCAGTACCTTCTATACTCATAGCAAGTGCAAGTAAAGAATATTTGAAAAAACTAGAAGTTGAGTTTCAAAAAACAGACTATGCTAGATATAAAAAAGGTGCAACGTTATTAATTCCACCACCACCACCTGCTCCAGATGTGCCTAAACCACCAAAAAAGACTAAGAAAGGCGAGAGTGACAGCAAGGCAAATATCCCGCCGCCACCTCCGGCACCAAAGGTAGCTGCTAGTGCAATATACCCGCCACCACCACCTCCAAAACCAAATTCTAATCTTGTAGAATACATTAAAGAATTGGCAGAAAAAGGAGCTACATTTTACATAGGACCACACGAGTATAGTGCAGATGAAGCTGTTAAAATGGTAAAAAAAAATAAGGAGGCATCTATTGATGTGAGCAAATATCCAAAAGTACAGTTGAACGGTTGTTAA
- a CDS encoding aminotransferase class III-fold pyridoxal phosphate-dependent enzyme has translation MTTETASQIALEYYNLNVQATPLQGDEDENFKLTTKNGTHYLLKVSAQDTAIDFLKFQTALLNHIATKKASVNLPEIYHNIHQEAETFVQTTGELKTVRVLTWLPGRLWANVNPRTSTLRFSLGKKAGALTKALQDFDHQEAHRSFDWNLTDSLWTKKYTDLFKDIEKDMVSFFQKRFLELQPSYQSLPKSVVHNDLNDYNVLVSENLKNPEVTGIIDFGDAVYTQTVNDLAIAIAYAIMNTPDPLAAAVEVVKGYHTEYMLSEKELECLYTLVGMRLVTTVTKAALRRADVSKNVYHFISEHDAWQLLKHWYGTYENFVLYTFRNACGYTPHPKEHQFQEWVQENKISLNTLFPTIEIQNVVNVDMSIGSTWLGNKEEYSDTDITEYKLKQIEKKYPKSILANGYLETRPFYTTKAFMMDGNNGPQYRTVHLGTDFWVDAKTPLHAAYDGKVVILHHNDYLKDYGPLLVLEHQFEAGQFYTLYGHLTLSSLTLTTIGQEVKKGDLIGYIGDASENGIWTPHLHFQVMLDLLGNTENFPGVAFPTEKNVWKSICQNPGLLFTEKTQNILENYTNQEIISFRNDHLGKGLSLSYTTPLNIVRGEGVYLIDSDGKKYIDTANNVNHVGHQHPKVVTAGQQQMAVLNTNTRYLHSEIIKYAKALLKKLPKELSVLHFVNSGSEANELALRMAKTSTNQKDILAIETGYHGNTNAVMDVSSYKFDGKGGFAKPQHTHILPLPDSFRGKHTGDNCGLAYSEYASKTIEELKKQNRSIAAFIGESMISCGGQIVPPKNYFKEVYKSVRSVGGICIADEVQTGFGRMGKTFWAFELFDVIPDIVTMGKPAGNGHPLAVVACTKEVAEKFNTGMEFFNTFGGNPVSCAIGRTVLQVIEEENLQANAFEIGNYLKSELLELQKEFSIIGNVRGEGLFLGFELTTSNKKPLPEHAAYLSDRMKTLGVLMSTDGPDYNVLKIKPPMVFSKENAEEVVSKLKIVFKEDFMQSF, from the coding sequence ATGACTACCGAAACTGCTTCTCAAATAGCTCTTGAGTATTATAATCTTAATGTACAAGCTACTCCCTTACAAGGTGATGAAGATGAAAATTTTAAACTTACTACCAAAAACGGTACACATTATTTATTAAAAGTTTCGGCTCAAGATACCGCCATTGATTTTTTAAAGTTTCAAACAGCACTTTTAAATCATATTGCAACTAAAAAAGCCTCTGTAAACCTTCCTGAGATTTATCACAACATCCATCAAGAAGCAGAAACTTTTGTACAAACTACGGGAGAATTAAAAACAGTTCGTGTATTAACCTGGTTGCCGGGGCGTCTTTGGGCAAACGTTAACCCTAGAACTTCTACCTTGCGTTTTAGCTTAGGAAAAAAGGCTGGAGCGCTTACCAAGGCCCTACAAGATTTTGACCATCAAGAAGCGCATCGAAGTTTTGATTGGAATTTAACCGATTCTCTTTGGACCAAAAAATATACCGACCTTTTCAAGGATATTGAAAAGGATATGGTTTCCTTTTTTCAGAAACGATTTTTAGAACTGCAACCTAGCTATCAATCACTCCCTAAAAGTGTCGTGCACAATGATCTTAATGATTATAACGTACTGGTTTCAGAAAATTTAAAAAACCCAGAAGTTACCGGTATTATTGATTTTGGTGATGCTGTTTACACACAAACCGTTAATGATCTTGCCATTGCTATTGCATATGCTATCATGAATACACCAGATCCGCTTGCAGCTGCTGTTGAAGTTGTTAAAGGCTACCATACAGAATATATGCTGTCAGAAAAAGAACTGGAATGCCTTTACACACTTGTAGGCATGCGTCTTGTCACTACTGTAACAAAAGCAGCCTTGCGTAGAGCAGATGTTTCAAAAAATGTATACCACTTCATTAGTGAGCACGATGCGTGGCAGTTGCTAAAACACTGGTACGGAACCTATGAAAACTTTGTGTTGTATACCTTCCGAAATGCATGTGGATACACACCTCACCCAAAAGAGCATCAGTTTCAAGAATGGGTGCAAGAAAATAAAATTTCGCTTAACACGCTTTTCCCAACAATTGAAATACAAAATGTAGTAAATGTAGATATGAGTATTGGTAGCACGTGGCTGGGAAACAAAGAAGAGTATAGCGATACCGATATTACTGAATACAAACTAAAACAAATTGAAAAGAAATACCCCAAAAGTATTTTGGCAAACGGGTATTTAGAAACCCGACCTTTCTATACCACAAAAGCCTTTATGATGGACGGAAATAACGGTCCGCAATATCGTACCGTGCATCTGGGAACCGATTTTTGGGTAGATGCCAAAACACCACTTCACGCTGCCTATGACGGAAAAGTAGTAATATTACATCATAACGATTATTTAAAAGATTACGGGCCGTTGTTGGTTTTGGAGCACCAATTTGAAGCAGGTCAATTTTACACACTCTATGGGCATTTAACATTGTCATCATTAACGCTTACAACTATAGGTCAAGAAGTAAAAAAAGGTGATTTAATAGGCTACATAGGAGATGCTTCTGAAAATGGAATTTGGACACCACACCTTCATTTTCAAGTAATGCTTGATTTATTAGGTAATACCGAAAATTTTCCTGGCGTAGCATTTCCTACTGAAAAAAATGTTTGGAAAAGCATTTGCCAAAACCCCGGACTCCTTTTTACTGAAAAAACTCAAAATATACTTGAAAACTATACCAATCAAGAAATAATATCGTTCCGTAACGATCATTTAGGAAAAGGATTAAGCCTTTCATACACTACTCCTTTAAACATTGTAAGGGGAGAAGGTGTTTACTTAATAGATTCTGATGGTAAAAAATATATTGATACAGCCAATAATGTTAATCACGTAGGGCACCAACATCCCAAAGTTGTTACTGCCGGACAGCAGCAGATGGCTGTGCTTAATACCAATACACGTTATTTACATTCTGAAATTATAAAATACGCCAAAGCACTATTAAAAAAACTGCCTAAAGAGCTTTCAGTGCTGCATTTTGTAAACTCAGGTAGCGAGGCTAATGAACTCGCATTACGAATGGCAAAAACAAGTACAAATCAAAAAGACATTCTTGCCATAGAAACCGGATATCACGGTAATACCAATGCTGTGATGGATGTAAGCTCATATAAGTTTGACGGAAAAGGTGGGTTTGCAAAACCCCAACACACTCATATTTTGCCTTTACCAGATTCTTTTAGAGGCAAACATACAGGAGATAATTGTGGTTTGGCTTACTCCGAATATGCTTCAAAAACCATTGAAGAGTTAAAAAAACAAAACCGAAGCATTGCTGCTTTTATTGGCGAATCTATGATTAGTTGCGGCGGACAAATTGTACCGCCAAAAAACTATTTTAAAGAAGTGTATAAATCTGTTCGTAGTGTTGGTGGAATCTGTATTGCAGATGAAGTGCAAACAGGTTTCGGAAGAATGGGGAAAACATTTTGGGCTTTTGAGTTATTTGATGTAATACCCGATATTGTTACAATGGGAAAACCTGCCGGAAATGGTCATCCATTGGCAGTTGTAGCTTGTACCAAAGAAGTGGCGGAAAAATTTAATACAGGAATGGAGTTCTTCAATACTTTTGGTGGCAACCCCGTCTCGTGTGCTATTGGCCGTACTGTATTGCAAGTAATAGAAGAAGAAAACTTACAAGCAAATGCTTTTGAAATAGGCAACTATCTAAAATCTGAGTTGCTTGAGCTTCAAAAAGAATTTTCTATCATTGGAAATGTAAGAGGCGAAGGACTTTTTTTAGGTTTTGAGTTAACTACTTCAAATAAAAAACCCCTACCGGAACATGCTGCGTATCTTTCAGATAGAATGAAAACTTTGGGAGTGTTAATGAGTACAGACGGTCCAGATTATAACGTATTAAAAATAAAACCTCCAATGGTATTCAGTAAAGAAAACGCAGAGGAGGTTGTTTCAAAACTTAAAATAGTTTTTAAAGAAGATTTTATGCAATCGTTTTGA